One region of Wyeomyia smithii strain HCP4-BCI-WySm-NY-G18 chromosome 3, ASM2978416v1, whole genome shotgun sequence genomic DNA includes:
- the LOC129730849 gene encoding protein JTB, whose protein sequence is MIENLSQRRMVFGISCLILLTIVVLIIESKWMKAGTRRQDFVIENNSTCWVRETYEVIKDCHPCTAFEIASKSQGVCVHTHNKEVLKCLSGEIVTRSCDRVAWLDEKHYWTFQITLTIVGSLSTAISFLRQKSLNRKAMLKIQSQLEAC, encoded by the exons ATGATAGAGAACTTGTCACAGAGACGAATGGTATTTGGGATTAGCTGCTTGATATT ATTAACAATCGTTGTGTTGATCATTGAGTCCAAATGGATGAAAGCTGGTACTCGTCGTCAagattttgtaattgaaaacaaTTCGACCTGTTGGGTACGAGAGACGTACGAAGTAATTAAGGATTGTCATCCTTGTACGGCATTCGAAATCGCCAGTAAATCCCAGGGTGTTTGCGTCCATACTCACAACAAAGAAGTGCTTAAATGTCTAAGTGGGGAAATCGTTACTCGAAG CTGTGATCGAGTGGCTTGGCTGGACGAAAAACATTACTGGACTTTTCAAATTACACTTACGATAGTGGGGAGCCTATCTACCGCAATTTCTTTTCTTCGACAAAAATCCTTAAATCGCAAAGCTATGCTGAAAATTCAAAGTCAACTTGAAGCCTGCTGA
- the LOC129730846 gene encoding uncharacterized protein LOC129730846: MATRRPRVKVAANLSIRRPSKALPVDSDKNVKTITTVKSEPVVDVQNVRTTNAIKEAECTQDERHYDGTTPTSVTPSIPTGVEDHTFKFPKPIEEFSRTTNAAPVIHSSLDTSAEEQHSPKKFDSKFVYINALNSPRKRIRTESMTSNKSYSDVSLKSRKAIKQEESQKASEAKRDLRKRLNNIQNVDKQSLTMFDMIYYNPAKNPMKNAAVSKKGSLENLPQSVDRERSISKSRSPTPAPAMVPPAPPEPSKPAIHLTPQLKLGPNGEMILDETSLVVENEREKEIRDTMAKTEIVYDDEFSGNSGYYSRYKRTRDWSPEETIRFYRCLHTIGTDFSMMIQLFPNRSRRDLKLKFKKEERLNLMLVNKALLYPKEFNIEELKQQFKQEDEEIERIREQEKLKKAEAEEKLQQQKTAKILQLNQNKSRNPKKRVSKAARVMLDEAEQLDKVEMIIKEPKPKRRKQKTTNNNSSLGNYNHPIQQETEITSTANNKTNDMPRIGDTFNVQPLENIAKWDMNDEQQDPKYVPNGQFTVQNNEYRETMSQPSNTPPLDIESMDIEIVDEESKSLYEIKAEPKGYSARLGDTNGFDSSNVITLQNLDDLSQTTVAYREPSVNREPLESETGTVIGSIESKYFDECDAIYMPMPANAPVAHPVVSDSYNGNYSFITAQTNSLQYDLHSTLLPFSECYDNRNVVEEPSQKKQNATSDQKIEEPEPEVVLQTESISQHIDSSEAVYKDLPNPSQELSDVAPGSAVERHELLSEPDQAREEEPHGLGPLENIDLNSLVLVESQDRTRPDKTIYEIYVIDPQTGKLSETPLDVPEDVIENIRSILESGED; encoded by the exons ATGGCAACGCGAAGGCCCCGTGTGAAGGTAGCTGCGAATTTATCCATTCGTCGGCCTTCAAAAGCGTTACCGGTAGATTcggataaaaatgtaaaaacaatcaCGACCGTAAAATCAGAACCGGTGGTTGATGTGCAAAACGTGCGAACAACTAATGCGATTAAAGAAGCCGAATGTACGCAGGATGAGCGACATTATGATGGAACGACTCCTACATCCGTCACGCCATCAATTCCAACTGGCGTTGAGGATCACACTTTCAAGTTTCcaa AACCTATTGAAGAATTTTCGCGAACGACAAATGCAGCCCCCGTCATACACTCATCGTTGGACACAAGCGCCGAGGAACAACACTCGCCAAAGAAGTTTGATTCCAAGTTCGTCTACATAAATGCTTTGAATAGCCCTCGCAAGCGGATTCGCACAGAATCGATGACGTCGAACAAATCGTACTCGGACGTGAGTCTAAAATCCCGAAAAGCAATCAAACAAGAAGAGTCTCAGAAAGCATCTGAAGCAAAAAGAGATTTACGAAAACGGTTAAACAACATTCAGAATGTAGACAAGCAGTCGCTCACTATGTTTGATATGATTTATTATAATCCAGCTAAGAATCCTATGAAAAATGCGGCAGTAAGTAAAAAGGGTTCCTTGGAAAATCTGCCGCAATCAGTCGACAGGGAACGAAGCATAAGTAAATCTCGATCACCAACACCTGCGCCAGCTATGGTCCCTCCAGCACCCCCGGAACCGTCTAAGCCTGCGATACATCTTACACCACAGCTAAAACTTGGTCCTAATGGTGAGATGATACTGGACGAAACTAGTTTGGTTGTCGAGAACGAACGAGAAAAAGAAATTCGTGACACGATGGCTAAGACGGAAATCGTGTATGACGATGAATTTAGTGGCA ATTCCGGTTACTATAGTCGATACAAACGCACGAGAGATTGGTCACCGGAAGAGACGATTCGTTTTTATCGTTGTCTCCATACTATTGGTACGGACTTTTCTATGATGATTCAACTGTTTCCAAATCGAAGCAGAAGGGATTTAAAGCTTAAG tttaaaAAAGAGGAAAGGCTCAACCTTATGCTGGTcaacaaggctttgctttacccTAAAGAGTTCAACATTGAGGAGCTTAAACAGCAGTTCAAACAGGAAGATGAGGAAATCGAACGAATACGTGAGCAAGAGAAACTGAAGAAGGCGGAAGCGGAGGAAAAGCTTCAGCAGCAGAAAACAGCGAAGAT ATTGCAGTTGAATCAAAATAAAAGTCGAAATCCTAAAAAACGAGTAAGTAAAGCAGCACGGGTGATGCTAGATGAGGCTGAGCAATTAGATAAAGTGGAGATGATAATAAAGGAACCTAAACCCAAacggagaaaacaaaaaacgacCAACAACAATAGTTCCCTTGGGAACTATAATCATCCAATTCAACAAGAGACAGAAATAACTTCAACAgcgaataataaaacaaatgatATGCCACGCATTGGAGATACGTTTAATGTCCAACCGCTTGAGAATATTGCAAAATGGGATATGAATGACGAACAGCAAGATCCAAAATATGTTCCAAATGGACAATTTACCGTACAAAACAATGAGTATAGAGAAACCATGTCACAGCCTAGCAATACTCCTCCGCTGGACATTGAATCTATggatattgaaattgttgatgAGGAATCTAAAAGCTTGTACGAAATCAAAGCAGAGCCAAAAGGTTATTCAGCGAGGCTGGGCGATACCAATGGCTTCGATTCGTCAAATGTAATAACGTTGCAAAATTTAGATGATTTGAGTCAAACAACTGTGGCATACAGAGAACCTTCCGTGAACCGAGAGCCTCTTGAGAGTGAAACAGGTACTGTAATTGGATCGATCGAATCAAAATACTTCGATGAATGTGACGCAATCTACATGCCAATGCCTGCAAATGCACCAGTAGCACATCCAGTCGTCAGTGACTCGTACAATGGAAATTATTCTTTTATTACGGCGCAAACGAACTCCCTACAGTATGACTTGCATTCGACTTTATTACCATTTTCCGAGTGTTATGATAACAGAAACGTTGTCGAAGAACCATCTCAGAAAAAGCAAAACGCTACATCGGACCAGAAAATCGAAGAACCAGAACCGGAAGTTGTACTGCAAACAGAATCAATTTCTCAACACATTGACTCATCAGAGGCGGTATATAAGGATCTCCCTAATCCGTCTCAGGAGTTATCTGATGTAGCGCCAGGCTCTGCCGTAGAGCGGCACGAGTTGCTATCAGAGCCAGATCAGGCACGAGAAGAGGAACCCCATGGATTGGGACCGTTGGAGAACATCGATCTTAACTCGCTTGTACTAGTCGAGAGTCAGGACAGAACTCGGCCGGACAAGACCATCTACGAAATTTATGTGATAGATCCGCAGACGGGGAAACTGAGCGAGACACCACTAGATGTTCCGGAAGATGTGATAGAAAACATACGCTCCATCCTAGAATCGGGTGAAGATTAG
- the LOC129730847 gene encoding glutathione S-transferase C-terminal domain-containing protein homolog: MIRLYLEYFTKLDTAEETLLEVPVENYILLALCKYLYQAEIERHIQINFVQCKTNRENHEAIFVNVGQLAVRFSNNENWPCVATYCQLPTLESNDWIISGLCGICRRIAKTYTQCFKNPKQILGFKGNTLLAPAEISMWTKFCELDIVRCIREVLLLRNGSSCTLPEDVGRFESHLSQPLKVHNIYKLINNIQNVKISSQQEYDKLNTETDRFDFHANHKFAEGYEKTLADIILFVSVNLLHRRISLDTLSEKLPKISSWYQLVTSDDNGELCQICDKLTSNLQQLQPNLVKLEVHQINVTVPVNYSLYKSDTKKLNLLGERVLTTNQAEVLSILNKIADLELNIGSQPNSRKDNLFDWETVPLIAKPEGGKLPSKRVERKKHQLECLANEVIVMARPGDIIVDFCSGTGHLGILLACLLPDCTIYLLENKEESQQIAMERVRRLGLNNVVYFQCNLNYFTARFDIGVSLHACGVASDIVLDKCLEQRAKFVCCPCCYGKLYESDAMQYPRSKFFRQSDLLLKEYLCIAHCADQTHDLDNSRTNLEKSHQGFYCMDIIDKDRAMRAEEFGYTVSLKRLKPENCTPKNRMLVGIF; the protein is encoded by the exons ATGATTCGTTTGTATTTGGAATACTTCACTAAACTGGATACCGCCGAGGAAACACTTCTAGAAGTGCCAGTTGAAAATTACATACTATTAGCGCTATGTAAATATTTATATCAGGCTGAGATTGAGAGACATATTCAGATTAATTTTGTGCAATGCAAAACTAATCGTGAGAATCATGAGGCGATATTTGTGAATGTGGGTCAGCTAGCAGTGAGATTTTCTAACAATGAAAACTGGCCCTGCGTTGCTACATACTGCCAGTTGCCAACGTTAGAAAGTAATGATTGGATTATCTCAGGTTTATGTGGAATTTGTCGACGAATTGCTAAAACTTACACTCAGTGCTTCAAAAATCCCAAACAAATTCTTGGGTTTAAAGGGAATACACTTTTGGCACCCGCTGAAATATCAATGTGGACAAAATTTTGTGAATTAGATATAGTACGATGCATTCGTGAGGTGCTGCTACTAAGAAATGGTTCGTCTTGCACTTTACCGGAAGATGTAGGTCGATTTGAGAGTCATCTGTCCCAACCTCTTAAAGTTCATAACATTTACAAGCTGATCAATAACATACAAAACGTGAAAATATCATCACAACAGGAATACGACAAACTGAATACCGAGACCGATCGTTTTGATTTTCATGCCAATCACAAATTTGCAGAAGGATACGAGAAGACTCTTGCTGACATCATTCTGTTTGTTTCTGTTAATCTTCTGCACCGTCGGATATCGTTGGATACGCTGAGTGAGAAACTTCCAAAAATTAGTAGCTGGTATCAGCTTGTTACCTCCGATGATAATGGTGAGCTGTGTCAAATTTGCGACAAATTAACCTCAAATTTACAGCAGCTACAGCCAAATCTTGTTAAACTGGAAGTGCACCAAATAAACGTTACTGTTCCTGTGAACTACAGTCTGTACAAATCGGACACCAAAAAGCTTAACCTTTTGGGTGAAAGAGTGCTAACCACCAATCAGGCAGAGGTATTAAgcattttgaacaaaatagctGACCTAGAACTGAACATAGGCAGTCAACCAAACAGTCGGAAAGATAATCTATTCGACTGGGAGACAGTTCCGCTTATTGCGAAACCAGAAG GTGGCAAACTTCCTTCAAAGCGAGTTGAACGGAAAAAACATCAACTTGAATGTTTAGCCAATGAGGTAATAGTAATGGCTCGTCCCGGTGACATCATCGTGGACTTTTGTTCAGGTACTGGTCATCTTGGAATTTTGCTTGCATGCCTGTTGCCCGATTGTACCATATATCTGCTAGAAAACAAGGAAGAATCACAGCAGATTGCAATGGAACGCGTGCGACGCTTAGGTCTTAACAACGTCGTTTACTTCCAGTGTAACTTAAATTATTTTACTGCCCGTTTCGATATCGGTGTATCACTGCACGCATGTGGAGTCGCAAGCGACATCGTGTTGGACAAATGCCTAGAACAACGAGCCAAATTCGTATGTTGTCCGTGTTGCTATGGAAAGTTGTATGAATCGGATGCGATGCAGTACCCAAGGAGCAAATTCTTTCGCCAGTCTGACTTGTTACTCAAGGAGTATCTTTGCATCGCTCATTGCGCTGACCAAACGCACGATTTAGACAACAGCAGAACCAATTTAGAGAAGTCACATCAAGGTTTTTACTGCATGGATATAATTGACAAGGACAGGGCTATGCGTGCGGAAGAATTCGGCTACACTGTTTCACTAAAAAGACTCAAACCTGAAAATTGTACCCCAAAAAATAGAATGTTAGTTggcattttctga